TATAAATggaaattgataatatttaaaataaattaataagtactcCGTTTCAAACTTTGTGTGTGATGTTTCCGTCGTAGGTACTAttctattttagtaaatattactaGGTAACCAACACCGAAAGGAatattcgttataaaaataGCTTTATGAAGAGCCCAGGTCTAGCTTTAATGATAATTCTATTCCCGAGTCCACAAGTGAATGTAGTATCTACCTAATAGCGAGCAGCGGGACGCTGGGCAAGgtcatagttttattatatttttattaacgattAGCATAAACTTTTGCTGGACGTACCATTAAGTTTTATTGTGGTATTTTATGTTAAGCGTTGTAAATATTGTCAGTTTCTTCCCTGTGAATATCTCCGCGACGATTAAGGCTTCAGCGGCGGCGTTTTGTCGACTCATTTATGGGTCGTATACTTGCTTTACTGGGGTCGTTCTAGATAACGGTATTGACGGCTTTTAGATTAGCCTAGCAGGCGATCAACCTAACGCGTCCGATGTTTCATAAAATTAGCACGGTGCGGATCGTgctcattttaatatgtaacgGTTTTCGGTTTAAATCTGTAAGatacttacatttataatcCTTATAAAAATAGTGCGCACAGATAATATTACACTGTTAGTATCATCATAAAAGATGAAACCtactattttgtaattaatattacataggtAAGAAACTTTGTAAAAGGAGTGATGTCGTGGGACAGCCGGTTGGAAAGAAGTTGCTTTCGCCgtacattatgtattaaatagcagataaaatgaaataaatttgagaataattaaatgtcatttttttaattaaactatcgTGTGAATTaagacaaaaacaaaacaaataaataagtttaaataatatagagatAGAGAGAGGTCGCCTGGTGGGATTATAATGGGTGTAAGCCGAATGAAAAAAATTCATTCCAAAAAAAtgccatcaaataaaatactttaattcacGACTCGTTTCGACgttttattgcatattataattaaaatattgaattaaacattACGCATAAACTCGTATCGTAGTACATTCaggttattgatttttttttaacatagcaGATAttattaggtaggtatatatatataactattgatTTATTAGAGTTtagttaatacttattattatgtaataaacgaCAATGTAGGTCGAAGTTACGtaccaattttattttgtgaatatcctACTAAAATTCTAAGACAATACTATTTTTAACGACATCTTGACGATAATAATCAGCGGTAGGTTATGCAACGAATAACGCGTGTTTAACTTGAGCTACCGTTCCATACGATATTCAGTAGCTTATCACTATCTCACCCATTACTTATCTCGTATCTCCTCGACCCGAAACTCTCATGTATCTGTCGATGCTCAAATATACTGGCCAGTTTGGCTTTTTATACCATTCAAAAAAAGTTATCtatatctttaaatgttttatctgtGGTCGTAACTAGAGTTCAGAATTCGGAGATTCTATAAAAACCGATCGTTTGAAATGCTTCGGATGCTTTCATTGGTATTATGAGTATACTGAtagaaaatgattaatattatagataagtaTGTTCATTTAGTGTAGATTGGAGTATTTTGTTAAGTATTTCCTGACTCGGGCGATCGTCTTTTAAGTTCGTGTTCTAtcgtaattagttttatttattttattttaaaaaataaaagctggAGAAAGTCCTTAGTAAAGTCGTATGATTTACATAAACGATGTCTGGAACTattcttcttttaaaatattcgtttcaaCGGTAATACACATATGAGTTCATTCAGACTCGGCTTAGAAGCGGACAGATATACAGTCAATACCTTACTTTATTAACTGGATATACATAAACGAAAtagattatgattatattttcaaacaggCTTGTGGtggtaattataaacatttataatagatattaatgGGCAAATGACAGCATAACAGCGGGGGTCAAAGCTGGCTACTGGCGCTGGTTTCCGACCCCCTGGCACGTCTTGTAAACATCGTAAACCCGCGGGTCTTATTGCGTACAGGATAGTGGCCATATTGCTATAAATACGTGAGATTTTTTTACCTGTTTTTGTCACATTCATCGataaaatatacgagtatttCTATATATGACTCTTTGAacgataaacaataaattacttGATTTTTCTAGGAAACtcgtaacttttatttttatttcaataaaaccttttttgtcactatatattttctttaatatttaaatggattaagaggtttttataaattgtacgaattaatttatctattaaatcagaaaaattatattttatgacaaatttaACTTTGCCTAAAGACGTCAAAACGTACGAGTCCCACTTAGTATTCCGTCCCGAGCAtccattataaatattgcaCTATTATAAAAAGACTAGCCCGTGTAAGCACATAGCCACCTACGTGAACGTTTTTCTTGGAAGAAACCTTAAGCCTTCCGAAGTAACGAGCTATACGGTACACCATCACTCACTGCTTTTCACTTATAATGATGTTAAAAATGTTACCTAACAGCCGTTCTTGTCCACCCATTGTACTGCTCAATAcccaaacaatataaaaaatgcctcttaaaaaatgacttccAATTTATTTGAAGTATAAAGAGTCTCATTTCCCATGACACCGGCTTGGGCGTTCGTTCGTCCGAGCGCCATCCTTCTTTATatcttttgtgtttttttttattcgaacggCTTTGACATTTAGAAGTCGGGTCACTTATTAAATTAGcctttgtatttaaatgaacaATTGTAATTATGTTGGACTACTTGGGCTGGCGATCGCGATGCTGGGAGGTGTTCTTATATCATCCCATTTGCATACGGCATGAAAGCTGAATGTTATAtatgaaattactttttgtCTTTAAAATTCAACGTAAATGATTTATTAGACGTTATTATCGCAATTTAAATTCTCATATAAGTATCTACATATCTTACGTAATGTAATTACGTCTTAAGAAAAATGATCTTCgtataaaccaaaataaaattctagagttcaaatatttcgaatttcaaaataaccATTCTCTACCAGCAAACTATAAATCATAGAAATTTGTAAATAGAATATTGAATATCGATAGAATTCGTactcattataatattgataaaacacATCGGTAGCATCGATACCAGAAATGAGAACGGTAAGCCACACTCACATTGcattataatctttaatttcAGTACCAGAGAAGCTATACGGACGTATGTAGACTAGGCTGTGCTCAATCAGCATCGTACATCAAGCTTCGATACGAATCAATCGATCTTCGAAGCCGAATCGAGCGATTGTGTCGGCGTTCCGATAATGTACAGTAATGAGCTGTATGATGGACGACGCGACTATCGCAActcttggttttatttattggatGGTTATTTACCGTAGGTTAGCTTTTgtgatttaatatcaattagcCATTGGTCTCGATACTTTAAAGGTAAAGTTTAATGATGACCTCAATATGTCacagttttatatttcaagtcagaattaaataattatattttatcttttctgTTCCATATGTTGGATatcaattatatcaaattatgtaCTCTGTGTCAAATTaacgaataacaaaaaaaaaacttcttcatttaaatcataaaaagtaaacacaacaatctcttttaaaacatttatatttataatatagatcaaCATTGATTTCATGCAAAATCACTGGCTACCTACAAAAAGGTTGAATAATTAATCAGTAGCACTAAGATTGTATCGGCAGCATCCGAGCCattcaatattttgaatataccattaaatattcaattcccATGACAGTTCGCCGTCAGTATCGAACAATGTAAGGGGACATGCGGATAACTGATGTCGGACATTAATCCTAATGTAACGATCTACTGGCTAAACGTCGTTtaatctaaacaaaaatatttcaatgcatCCAATAAAACTATGAACCGGAGAAAAAAAAGCGGTGGAATGGTACACGGCGCTCGTAAGGTATTCGATGAGTATGACTTCTGGGAAGCAATGCCGTCCAATGTCATATCACGACAGGTAGTGTTGGACGAGACGTGGAGGCAGGTATCGATGTCTTTgctttatgttatatttaattgttaataattcaattgcTTGTGTAATACTTcttatgtacctatatacataCTGGTCtatattttacacttttaaaaagcatgactatatattttgtttaatagccagtattttttaagaaaatgttgccatttaattattttgttaataacaaaGAATCttacagttaatttaataaaatatgtatgtaaattgttataatcaaAGAGCATTGCATTATTAGAAACAATTACGATTTACAACTTGAACcgattaatacaaattatatgtaaataataattgtaatcaaCATCCAGTTGCCAGCACGTCACTAGTCTTGCAGGCGCAGGCGCACGACAGATGATCAGTCATGGCCCAGATGTTGCGATAAGCCAGCGGTAGCCGCTCATTAATCTGCCCACTCCCCACCAAACACCACTTCAATAATTAACTGGACATACATACATTCGGTTTCTACGAATCTGGACCGGTACCACGTATTCGAATTTCTATGAAGTAATAGATACTAGTTGTCATACAATCCGATCAGATGAAAGTTTTATCTGAACGAGTTCGAACAAAGCCAACATTAACCGTGCGTTATGTTAACAAATTActgaattacataataaaacgcTCCGCTATTGATACtaacgaaatgttttattttaaactatcatATACATAAACTTGGCATTCGAAAACAGGTTTCAGTGCTGCGGCGACATAATATTCGCATCGAAAAGAATTTGCAGAATTAAGCGGCCTATATTACGAAGTTAAATGCCAAAAAGATGCGATTTAAGAAGCGATCATAGCAcatatgttttgtaaatttatcttaatttatgatatgtttatcgatagaaatgttttatttttatgattttcttgTGGCTAATGCGAGTGATAAAGTTGATTCTAAAGGAATCGAGTGAGGCTTACCTAATTGAGGGAGTTAGCGCGCCGCGGGCGGCCGCTGCCGTATTCAACCCTTAATAGtcgtttgatttttatttcaatgtcgCGGTTTGCGgtcatttatcttttattattgtttttatttttaatttgatgtcgCATGGTGACATTCAGTAACCTAAAGTTTTAGGATATTTTAATAGTAGTACTAAGTCATTTAACTTTTCGTTAACTAAAATACGGTTTGTGCATTTTTGACCCGTCAGGTTAATTAGGCATAATTTTTGGAAGAACCTTTGTTTTCCGTATCTATACAGTCATCCGTCTACAGTCCTTATCTCAATCTTTACTTACCACTGAGAGGTTCATTTGTAGTATATACGCTACGCATTACACTAGATACTAATATTGTGGATGGAAAAGTCTGTCTGACTGTTACGCTAGCACAACTGAGCCACTGAACAGATATTGATGAAACTTCGAAgtgaataaattacaaaagaagaagaaaagacATTACACAATAGACAAtctttaattcacccctcgagggaaTAAAATCGGGGTGAAGGTTTGTgtgaaagttttaaatatttcgctCGGTTAAAGCCGCGGGTTCGTCCAGTATTACATAAAGTAATAATCATCCTAAGAAATCTGCCAAATTGAATGATTTCGGAGCTATAAtttctacatatattaaactagtATCCGTCAGTGTCTTTGCCAGCATGTAAGTGGGGGGTACTAGGTACCCAATACTTTTCTGTATCCCTAACATTGTGTATACAAACTGTAATGATGATCGTATGAGTAGTTAAGAGCTAAACTGTAACGACCTAACGCACATTTGCATTCaatgatgagccgagatggcccagtggttagaacgcgtgcatcttaaccgatgatttcgggttcaaacccaggcaggcaccactgaattttcatgtgcttaatttgtgtttataattcatctcgtgctcggcggtgaaggaaaacatcgtgaggaaaccggcatgtgtctaatttcaacgaaattctgccacatgtgtattccaccaacccgcattggagcagcgtggtggaatatgctccataccttctcctcaacgggagaggaggccttagcccagcagtgggaaatttacaggctgattatgttttattatatgcacatttgcattcataatattaaattgggaTCAAAGTATGAACTTACAAAcaactttgaatcgtcattttacaattttaaaatcaagtCGTTTACTTGGAATGTTTCTATTGACAAACCAGAGACTCGAAAGctttttttaatcgattaaatGACGTAGGCATGTTAAGTAATTGCTAGCAAAGAccgtaaaatataagtatattctttgtttatttaacactttGCTGTAAgtagcaaataatataatatagatactaAATATGACAATAGAGATCATGATCAAGAGAAGTTTTTCAGGAAGTAAGgaaaaacattgatataatattataaatataaaatattggattTGAAAATCATTTGAacgataatatgtaattaaaaaaaatgtttttgcttaaatatttttctttatttaatatttttaaattaaacgtaaagatTAAATATGGAAAAAATAGAATAGATCACGTCTTTGTGATAAATCAGCGTGGAATGTCCATCTGGTCGGTTTTACGACTTCCTACGACAAGAAATATTTCCTTCAGACAACATCAATTTCTGAGTCAGGTCACGAGTGGTCCAGCCTCCGTGGCCCacctaatttaatttagacaATTTACCGTTTCAGAGCTGCTCGTGTCTGATGCGAGATGTTCTCGGAACTCGTAAAAGCTTCGTGGTGGACGGCTGCGTATATCATTCTACTTTCTACATAAAGACGCCTACTCAtttaagcttaaataaatatgtatgtattagatGTGTTTATTTACTGAATTTAAACGTCTCTGAGCAATGAGTCGATGAGTTTCAAGGTcggattttaaataattgttttataatttatgtttggaTAAAATGTTTCTAATAAAGTGTTGTTTCACGAGCAGTGTTGtgagttctttttttttcatatgtatTAGCAGCTAAGTCTTCGTGGATTATAGGAGTacaaacgaatatttttatttttttttcaaagttctagaaacattcaaatattacaCGTATCTTTATCtgagttaatttatattaatatatattttttgtattcaaaactTAGCTGTATAtttcaattctaaatattaatgatcGAATGACGGAGTCTATATTGTCGACCTCAACTGCCGcttgtatacaatattaataaaaacttcgtCTGTCTTAATCATACATGCATATGTGATGTCCATGCAgaataatgcaaaaaaataattcaattaccttcataattattataacaggtaatcattataatatatataaataataaacactgaGCTCTTACCGATTTTGGATAAATCTACGGTTCGAATCGGAATCGGGAGAAGATTTTCGTTTAGTAATATCTTGAATGTGTTATTGATTTATCTTGTTATTTCGTTTATTACGTACCAACATAAAATAAAGGATTCGGttgtgaagatatattattgttttcaataattgtGATTTTTATAATGTGATCATTTTTCGCTATGATTGTCatatggaatatttaatattatcgtgTTTTCGTTTTAGTTCTGGCTACGTGAGTGTGTTTGTTATAATGTCATCTGAAACGAATAGTACGTatcaatctttttaaatatacaaatactgaGATCAATATAAAcagaactaaaataaactatcgtccatatatattatagtagttaTAGTACTGTTTAGTTCTGTTAACGTGTAATGCATATCTACATATAAATGTTCCGCTCACCCATAGTGAACAAACCGCCTAACATCGATACAGGCGGTTACCGAAACATGGATTATGTATTATTCATAACCAGGTAATGTACGTGAACTGTTCGCAAATGTTAGTTTCATCTTACAAttgtaataaatcttaaatatgaCGAATTTATTGCCATCGAACCTTTCTCGGGGTATATTAATCAATACTTTTAACAGGATCTGATAGGTCGTCGTTATTGATAGGCATCGAATGTTTTAGAAAAGGATTTTTATCGctggatttttttaagtcgttacaTCAACCGATTGTtgagtaaaaataatgtaagttagttttctttgttttttttatgtatacgttttaatatgatttattttttaattatatctggAAAACAATCGGTGTGTTCCTGTGAACCTCCGTTCATGCACATTGATAGAATTAGCCACGCTTTGTCAAAAGTGTAATTCATTCCTTACACAGAAAATGCGCCGCCAGACTTGGGATCTAAGACGTTgtccttgtacctgtaattacaatcgctcattcacccttcaagccggaacacgacaatacaaagtattgatgcTTAGCGATAGAATTGCTGATAGAATGTTAGTACATACACAAACAGGCATTCTATGCAAGCCGTACGTAcaagatagtttttttttttgtttgtgcgAAGTGGGTCTATTTTtggcttaatattattaagccgCGGAACCAAatatcaagtaaaaaaaaaataacgtattatCTAGTTATGAAAtggcaataaattaatttaattaaatataaataagcgcAAATCCTCTCATACCTGAGAAAACGTAcacgttttaataatttagcttGATATTCAAAACAAAGACTAATGATTAAAAGTCAAGCGTCAACTAACGAGAGTTTTAGTTAAGGTTTCAAGAAAAATACGAAGTACCCATGCAAAGATATGAATCAACAAAGCTTGTGCTACGACTGCGTTTCAACGTAAGTCCATTTCCATCTCATTAAATAAGTACATTCTAATTGGATCCGCTCTCTTTTTAATTAGTTACACGGAGTAAATACTGTTTCCCACACGCTTACTAGTAATTTCAAGATACAGAGTCGccctaataaaattatatatacaaaatcacTATTCAAATGACTCAACTCagtgatacatttttaaatgccTCAATCGGATCTAACAAgttctacttattttatattcaaatttgattgcgaaaatattacttatttggaattttttacaagaaataacagAATTTTTTACAGGAACAAGAAGCAAGAGAGAGCTTTATTTAGTAGTGACGTGGGACGACAATAGCCACCAATCCGTGCCTTTACATTGGTAGGCCCGTTTACCGaagtaattaaagttattaggtttttgctctcaataaattctcagtagcagttcGAAGGGAATTGACAGTGCCTACAATCCCGTGCCTCGTAAAGACGTTTGTTCTGCGCCTGATCTATCCGGTCGGTGTGTCGTACTAACGGACTATAAGAGTTcccctgtgtttgcgcacaagTGAGTGcactataatttatctcatagaGGTAGTATTTGAGATTCGAACTACtgaagtttatataaattataaaattttataaatacttataaaaataatatttgagttttattatttataagtatttcttaGATACAAGTGGAAAATATGTAACGTGAGTGCAAGCAATACAGTGTTGAATAGACAGATTATTAATATCGTCCGCCGGTCAAAAGTTAATCGGGTTTAAGTCGCTCGCATCGCCCACGAAGATCCATCACAATCGTCATTATTCACACacaaattatgtaatttcaataaatggaACTTATTGAATAGTGATGAGCGTCGGTAGGCCGCCGCGGGACCCCCGTCGTGATCCTCACAACCGACCAGCGAACACACGATGTAAAGTCTGAAAGTATATTCAATTGATAACATCCATTACTGCACCTCCCACattctacaataatatagcaAACATAACGGGCAATGTAGACTAACtttcatataacaaatattttgttgtcaGTGGTAAGAGGCAATCTTCCAATAAGCACTTAGATCCTCAttgtctaaaataaatgtattttatttgaatatatcttGCGGTTGGAGAGAGGTCGTGTTGGGTGTTAATGAATGAATAGTATGGTAATGgaacgaaaaatattatttttaatttagtgcatgtacatatatatacaacactAAATTGTGTGTGTGCattcatacatatatgtttgtatgtatgtatgcgtaTAAAGTAActgaatgtattaaatttttatacttatattacacttgtaataaaatttcctTCGAATTTTATCTGTAACAGCCAAAGCTGGGCTCCATTTTAGGAGGCTAAAAGCTTATTCCGCTGTTTCTCTAATATTGTTTCGTAAATACTTACGTGGCAGACTTTAATTCGATACATGACGGTTTCTTCAAAATGAATAGCACAATAATAGTCACGGAGCATGAGATACATTttgaacacaaataaaattaaaagtcaataTTAGGTCTCGGGTTAGATCCTgcaatcttcgtttaagattagcgtattttaaacatatatataactgtataatctcttttaaatatagtcagcttacataaaatattatttaatgaagttTATTGCGTCATACCTTTTGGTCAACGCATTGTTTCTGTACTTAAATGAACAGTTAGGTGTCTATTGTATATATAGGGTGACTCATAGTTAACAGTAATACTTACCAAACTGTGACACGCaatgtttttacaaattaacataaacatttaataacctTAGACTTTCTCAGTTGATACAGAACGTACTGTATTAACGTTAGATTTAGCTAAATCAGAAGCTCTTGGAACCGTATAGGAAGCAAACGCTTGAACAGGAATATCGTTTACGAACTGTTTGTACATACGGTGAATGTAAGTACGTATTGTATTAACACAGTGTGAATCTTTGTAGATAATTTATCATAACTTTAAAGAAAGGCCCATTAATAGAGCGTTAAGTGAACTCGCCACACGTTCGTAATTGATTTATAGGCAAATATTAAATCTGTTCTCACCAGGCCCCGCTGTGAGTAATGACCGTGGCCAATGCTGTTTGAATGTTCGAGGTTTTGTAACCAATCGTTGGTTGTGATTGACAGTGCATTACATGACTATataatgaattgaaaaaaaatgcctgcgttaaaaagcaatttaatttaaaacgcaTTCTAACTTATTTACCCTCGTATCGATCATCTGTGTAGTGAATGTAAAACGTCAACAAAACGTCCAAATGAAACAGCATCACACttatcaaaacaatacaaaatgcGGGATGTTATCGATAATGATCACGGGCACGACAAGTCTCTAAGTCCATTTTTTGTGGGTTGACATCGCGCTAATAATACTCATGAGAAAAATGCGCGCTGGACCCCCGTCAtccttttgtttttaatttctacCTCAGTGGCACCGATTTAATTGGGCTCAACTCGAGCGAGCGCACCTTCGTATTTCACCTCGGCTCGcttcatttgaatatttaaagcaTTTCGGGTTCCCGTcgcattattttgtttatttacacaaatacaatattatatatttatttcaggtcCGGCGTCATTTATTAGGTGACGTGACTTACCGATGTCGCGTCCTTCCCAGTATCGCCATAGTTAACGCGGTGAATTCACTCGCGTTCCATTTAAAACTTTGAGGTTGTTTGTCTGAATTTACTTTTTGTCCGGTCGCGTCGCATACGCGTGTGGCAAGTTGCGCTCTTCGTTGTTTTCTCGCCAGCCCTTATCTTGGACAAGATTGCTCGTTTATAAATGAAGTTATATCGTTGAATTGAACACAGGGCTACGGAGGCGAGGcgaatttttaattagtttccgAAGATAGAGAATTTTAAGGAGGAATGCAGGAGCCGTGTTACGAGTGTGCAGATTTTAAATTGAGACGTCGACGCAGTGCTTCAGTGAATTCGATTTGTAAATTGTGAGAATATGCGAAAAGACGGAAGAcggtagaaaatatttaaattgtcttttGAATCTCAATAGATTGAGAAAAAACCCTTTATATTTTGCtcgattaagttttttaatttttaaagtcctatcgtaaattaattaaagatttttcaaataagactaagttttattttaataaaagaaaagaacATTGAATCAAACATGTATGCGtttgaacaataattattgaGCAGGGACAAGAGCGACAACATTAAATCCGATGTGATCTGGTTCGCGTTCAATGAATTGACGACAGATTTTTGCAGCATCTTCTAGAAAATTCTCTGCAGTCGTTGGCCCGTGGTTTATAGGCAAAGTTTTACGTCCATCTAACTCATATAGACAACCGTTCTTATGGATAAATGTTATGAAATGATTATTTACAGTTTCATTGTCTTCAGTACTTGCTCCCGTATCAATAACATCCTTATATGCTTCCAAAATATTAGCAGAGTTCTCTAAGAGCGCGCCTTTAGCGGCAGCGTCTAATCCCTTCGaatcatttaaatagtttttcagAAGACCATCTTCTAGATTAATTTGATGAATATTGTTTGCGACGCCATGTACTAATGCAATTGTACCGCAAATGTTACTGAGCACCTGTTTTAAATGGAAAACGTCTTTTGGCGGTTGCTGATCCTTGCTTAAAAGTTCGTTTTCCTGCTGCGCTCGATGTCGCTCATAGTTATCGGATAGTGGAAATAGGAGAATAACAGCCAGAACGGGTCTAGGTACCCAGTTTAAAGCATCTCCTTCCAGTCCAATAACATCTACCATCTGCCATTCTTTAGGTACTCCCAATTTCTGTAGATACTTATTCATTGTCTCTGGATTGGACTCCATTGGTAAAGCTGCAGCCATTAtgttcgattaaaataaattaattttaaaattcaaagaatCGTATTTGTGAACTACAATAATTGAAAGGCCTTAGTCTGTCAAATCAAAGAATGTCactaatatttttctaaataacatTAGAAGTCAAAAACCTAACTAATAGCCAtaaaaggtaatttaaaaatattttatgaagctCATTATTAGTTCGAATaacaaattttgaaataaaaagaaatcacTTTTGACATTCTTTGATTATTTTCACAGATATGTTAAACCACCTACTCATTTAATAACTAAGCCTAATAGTCAAgtttttagattataattagtaatttttaagCGTCTTAAATGCcttacataataataagttaaaactattttattttttttgaagaatTAGGAATGTAAACTAGTTTGGACAGTGAAACAACATTACAAATATACGTCAAGTCCAGTTGAAATATATTCTCAAATTAAGAAATAAGATACTAAATCttgtttttttgaaaaaactgatggctttatttatatacattatttaggGGATGCTTAGTTGAACCTTAAATTTCCTCTTTATACATACTTATGTTCACTAATTTGACATTAGGAA
The window above is part of the Vanessa tameamea isolate UH-Manoa-2023 chromosome 6, ilVanTame1 primary haplotype, whole genome shotgun sequence genome. Proteins encoded here:
- the LOC113393421 gene encoding ubiquitin carboxyl-terminal hydrolase-like, whose translation is MAAALPMESNPETMNKYLQKLGVPKEWQMVDVIGLEGDALNWVPRPVLAVILLFPLSDNYERHRAQQENELLSKDQQPPKDVFHLKQVLSNICGTIALVHGVANNIHQINLEDGLLKNYLNDSKGLDAAAKGALLENSANILEAYKDVIDTGASTEDNETVNNHFITFIHKNGCLYELDGRKTLPINHGPTTAENFLEDAAKICRQFIEREPDHIGFNVVALVPAQ